In the genome of Bufo bufo chromosome 9, aBufBuf1.1, whole genome shotgun sequence, the window tcgctgtctttcgtctcccctggttacggccacctctcctgtcgaatcctgccgggccgcgcttgggcagaagactgaagattttctcccggccgggcaatgtcctgaacgcgcacgccgccgcgcatgcgccatgatgacttcttcctggccagtatagtacagagccgcgaacgcattTAGGACATtgcacggcccggccgggagaaaatcttcagtcttttgcgcaagcgcggcctggtcgggagaagaatccaggaagtgaaagtCGCGCTCAACAAGGGTAAGTATAAAaagtgaagatgggaatacccctttaagtgaataaaACTTTGATtctttttggagtgctgtcttGTCTGTGTTCATCTGTGGTTCGGTGAGGACTTGGATTCTGCGTCTTTAGAGGCGTGCACCCTTTTTGTTTTTGcgttgctgttttttttctttattttgtgcTGTGCCACTTTAATTGTGTGGGGTTTTTCTAAGTTCCAGATGGGTCTTACTAGTTGGTGGGGGTGGGTGTCCCCTGacactgacagcactgattggattgtGACACAAACTGGTgatacccatctggaccttcattgcacacTGTTATGAATTTATTCATAACTAGTAGAAGGAATAATAGAGCAATGGCCCCCAAAAAAGTCcataatgcaagtagttactaaaacagacatatcaggagaggtgacaggtcgtgTTTATGTGGTACAGGAGACAAAGGGCCCCCATCGGCGTCTACGTGGGACTGCAGCCTCTGCAGCACCATAGCTACACCGCTGGGCAATATAAGATAAAATAACTCCTCTTTATGATCATATTTAGTCAAATTTATTATACACGCCATTTTTATTACTACTCAACCCAAAGCCCCAGTCACATCACCTTCAATGTCCCATCCGGCCGGCATGAAGGGCGAAACCTGGGCAGTGTTTATTATGAACACACATTTAATGAAGTGCTGTTTGCCGAttatctcagatcagacctctcCCCATGAGATCAGCGGCGCTTGTTTTCCCTGCAGAGATGCTCAGTCAAGCAGAGAGGCCCCCACAATGCAGCTTCCATTGAATTTACCTACATTATAGGCAGGTAAATCTCCGCCGATAAGAAGTGTCAGCGTGACAGCAGCTATTGTGCTAGAATAGTATGTCCAGCGGAGCATACTGCGTGCAccataaggcctcgttcacacaagcgatacggattgtgtccggatctgttcaggaaaaaaactgatggttttgcaggcAAGTTGAATCAGTAttttctgcgattgcgttcagtgtgtgCGTCTTCCTGTCCAGATTGTATctagattaggcctcatgcacacgaccgtgtgtattTTATGGTccgtaaaacacagatccgcaaaaaaatacggatgacatccgttttttttttgctgatccgttgaaacaatgcctatccttatcCACTAAAtggacaagcataggacatgttcGAACTTTTCTGCGGAacagccatgcggacatacgtaaaaggaatgcacacagagtccgttttttgggggggacccattgaagtgaatggatcagcATATGGGCGGCaaacgtaacggacacggaaaaaaaatacagacgtgtgcatgagcccttaggtgaTTTTTCACGCAcatgaagaaaaactgaaaagtaacaatctacatctcctagcagctatcagtaaaaaacgcattgaaTCCCGaagccttccgtttttttttaacaagccccattcacttctatagagccagagctgcgtgaaaaatgcacaatatagaacatgctgcaatttttcctgaacgcagagatgATGTGTGAAAAATGAATTCAGAATTCAGTCCGATGCTAAGCATTCACTACACACATCGCATCTggacagaaaactcgctcgtgtgaatttGCCGAGGCTCATAGCTTGGCCGCCCCCACCCCCTGCATGCGCCTAAATTTACTCATATGTAAAGGAATTACAGTGGATCCAATAAATATTTCTGCTCCATAAATACTGCCATATATTGTGTTGGGAGCATATCTTTAGAAAATGAAATTATCTAGGTGACCACTGAGATCGCCACTTGGTGATCAATGTTCAAAATCTGATTCATCCCCTGGCATTAAATTCTCTGTCTCATCCTTCATTCCATAATACAGATCATCAGTCTCAGAGTCTTGGCTAGGACCTGGAGTGAATGAGGCATTGCCAGGTTCATCCTTCCCACCATAATTATCACCCTGGTGGGGACGTTGATAGCTTTCATGTTTTAGCTCTGGGTGGACCGTCTCATAGGACAATGTGACTTTGGTTCCCTCagatacaggaacatctattagatCGATTCCTTCTCCAAAGATGGGACTTTGTAACTGAGCCGTTGTCTTGCCCATCTGCCAGTCGTCACTGCTGGGAAGAGATGAAGTACTGCTTCTACCATCTTCAGAGGCTGTCAGGTTGGTGTCTTCTTTAAGAGAggcaaggggtgcagactggctgCGGAGAAACAAAGCAGCATCAATGGCAAATGTTCCTTGCAAGGAATTATCATGCAGATGCAGATGACCTCAAATGCAAAGTCATATCTTCATTGAGGTTAATGGAAGTTATGGAAGCCTTTGAAGCCCTCACTCATGCGAGCTGCCTATTAGAACTGGAAACCCCTATTAAGGTGGCCATAGATTTAGAGGCCATCTCAAATGATTCATACCCTATCATCTTGAGTAGTAGTATATAATATCCAACctacagtatgtcatgtgtacagtgttcattttaggatatggtcagatatcatagtcaagtatcagaataatATCAGTGTGAGGCAAAATACTATCTCTGACCCCTGACTCTGGCACCTCACTCTGACCCCTGACTCTGACCCCTGACTCTGGCACctcaccctgacacctgaccctgaccccTGACTCTGGCACctcaccctgacacctgactctgaccccTGACTCTGGCACctcaccctgacacctgactctgaccccTGACTCTGGCACctcaccctgacacctgactctgaccccTGACTCTGGCACctcaccctgacacctgactctgaccccTGACTCTGGCACCTCACCCTGACCCCTGACTCTGACCCCTGACTCTGGCACCTCACCCTGACACCTCACCCTGACTCTGACCCCTGACACCtgactgacacctgaccctgatgtCAGGTGTCAAGGTCAGGTGTCAGAGATAGTATTTTGCCTCAcactgatacttgactatgatatctgaccatgttctaaaatgaacactgttcaTGTGAGATAATAGAGGTGTACAGTATTTGATCATGACCACTCTTCTATAAGGTGTTGATACGTACCAGTTGGCTTCGGAGATCGCATGCTCCTCCTTGCAGACTGTATTCCTATGTATCTCTACCTTGGCTTGAACTTTGGCCTGTGAATCCCTCATCACTGACTGCAGTAAAGGAGGAACCGATTGGACTAAGTTGTCTTCTCCGAGCTCCTCCACTTTGATCTCAATCTGTTCATAGGATGGTAGAGTGGCTTCGTATCTCTCAGCATCTTTACTGCTTGTGTAACATGTGGTTGACCTGATAAGACATTCATGCAGCAAAAATAATGCAATGTATTTTATTATAGTTCATATCTTGCTGTGTCTTAAACAACATCAAGTGTCTACTGAAAGACTTCACAGCTGGCCCAAACAGCCATGAACCTGGGTGCAGTCCAACTAACCTGAGATCTTCAGATTTGGACAACAGAAATACTTGGTACTGCAAATAGCCATTTTAGATATTTatctatcttaaaggggttgtcccgcaaaaaatattctacagcttccaaaccagcacctagatctgaatactttcgtaattgcatgtaattggaAATTTATTATACtgcagctactgagttattcaatgaaatctgttTGTATAGCGCCACTAGCTGGTTGAACTTTTTCTGtcttgctcactgagatggaagcacatgctcagttccatccttcaactgccaccagctgcagcagacaggacacgccACCTGAAAAATGACACGTCCGCTATGCTGtccgcttgaaataaatctagcagaacaattggggcaattaatggggagatctctcgatccatgtgaggtgcagggctggttctagctatgTTAGAAAGAAATTGTCATGTACTGAATTGTGTATAATTTCATTTTTCATAgtattcatgggacaacccctttaagtgatttaCTCTATATTTATCATGCAAAAATGTCAGCTTTCTCTATGTGTGATAATGTGACCAATAAAATGTTATTTGGATAGAAGTGATTAGAGAAATTTGTCCAAGACAAGTTTTATGAAGGAGACAGAGTCGTATGTGattcctttttttaaattatgtatttttattaatattttgaaaataatattttttgggggaaaaaacccacataacccttccctccccctcccccccccccccccccccagtgtccaAATGATGCTCTCTATCTGCTTTAGCCCAGTATAGTAATATAGCCACCACATACAGCAAGAATGTATGGATGTCCACCATCCAACCAACCCCACCCCTCctggaatacaataaaatgacaaTTCATGTTCACATTTGTAACCTCCGTGGATTAAGAACATGCCTTAATGCACCACCACCTAATAGGTGGACTATCGATAGATCCACATTTCTCCCCTGGCAAACTTCCATATGTGTGCTTTCTTATCTACAGCATGTGTGAGCTTCCTTCCTTATCCACAGCCTGTGTTATCTGCCCTGCTTGGATGCTTTCACCCCTCTCCACACTACGATCTGCCACGTGCAACCTCTCCTCGCCATACTTTCTGCTGAGGGCAAGAAGAAGGAGAACAGAGATCCGTCAGAAACAGAAGTAGTGTTCTGATGGATTTATGTCAATTCCTACAGCACCACTAGCTAGGTGAAGGATTTACACACCCTCTGCAGAAGCAAAAAATCAGTGCAAAGATGTCAATCACCTTTTATGTATACAGTACCCTTTCAACTACATTTTGTAGTGCTCCACTGCTGCTTTACATCATCATGATATACTCAAAACTGGACAGTCTACAGTGTGTATGTCCTACCTATCTCTTTTGGAACATTAGGGATGTGTAACCATAGTGCGGCTTTTCCCTTCCCGGTGGAGAGGGTCAATTGTCGCGGTGCACATTACCCATGGAGAGAAAGTGCTGGCAACAAAATGTGCTCCCTCGGTAAGTATTACCTTGCCTATATGTCTATAGGCTAACAGACTACAAAGCATGTGTGGTTTAATTGTGCTTTCTTCCAACTATCCCCTACTTCTTATGTACAACTGCAGGATTAGATTACActaggtttgtttgtagtctgttaccatggagacacatacgtCCGTGTAGGAGTTGCAGACACAAAATAGAAGGACATTTTTTAATTAAGTGCATTTGCAAAATCCATTCATGTactgaataaataaaaattcttggAAAAGTATAGCCTCAAAGTGGAGGCACAGCAGGAGTAGATGTTTATCTACTGTCATCAGATCATGCGTCTCTTGTATATACAATACTGTTCTTCTAAATTATCCCTGATAATAAACTTTCTTGTTTTCACTATGGTTTAATAAGATGTGCCTGCTAGATAACCTCGGCATAGCTTCCATTTTACACATTGTAATAATGTTTGACCTTGGAGTAAATGGCATGAGGAATAATCTGTAGGAATACCGTATGTACAGTTATAATGATTTAGTCTAATATCTGGAGACATACCACTGCTTCTGAGGGATTTCAGTATTAGAAAACGCAGGAGACTTCTCTGAGAATGGGACAGTTTCCATATCCACAGGGACAAATGTGATCTGTGAAAATATTACAAAAATCATTGCACTAGAATAATTTATACAGTTATGTCACAGAACctttacatacacacactactATATCCCACcatagggataatatacacagtgatgtcacactacagagataataaacacagtgatgtcacagtacaaggataataaacacagtgatgtcacagtacaaggataataaacacagtgatgtcacagtacaaggataataaacacagtgatgtcacagtacaggaataatacacacagtgatgtcacagtacagagataataaatgcagtgatgtcacagtacagagataacaaacacagtgatgtcacagtacaggaataatacacacagtgatgtcacagtacagagataataaacacagtgatgtcacagtacagggataataaacacagctatgtcacagcacagggttattaaacacagtgatgtcacagtacaaggttattaaacacagtgatgtcacagtacagagataataaacacagtgatgtcacagtacaaggataataaacacagtgatgtcacagtacagagataataaatgcagtgatgtcacagtacagagataacaaacacagtgatgtcacagtacagggataataaacacagtcatgtcacagtacagggataatacacacagtgatgtcacaggacagggatgatgaacacagtgatgtcacagtacagagataataaatgcagtgatgtcacagtacaggaataatacacacagtgatgtcacagtacagagataataaacacagtgatgccacagtacagggataataaacacagtcatgtcacagtacagggataataaacacagtgatgtcacagtacaggaataatacacacagtgatgtcacagtacaaggataataaacacagcgatgtcacagtacagagataataaatgcagtgatgtcacagtacagagataataaacagtcatgtcacagtacagggataataaacacagtgatgtcacagtacaaggataataaacacagtgatgtcacagtacagagataataaacgcagtgatgtcacagtacagagataataaacatagtaatgtcacagtacagggataataaacatagtgatgtcacagtacagggataataaacacagctatgtcacagcacagggttattaaacacagtgatgtcactgtacagggataatacacacagtgatgtcacagtacagggataataaacacagcgatgttacAGCACAGGGttattaaacacagtgatgtcacagtacagagataataaacacagtgatgtcacagtacaaggataataaacacagtgatgtcacagtacaaggataataaacacagtgatgtcacagtacaaggataataaacacagtgatgtcacagtacagagataataaacacagtgatgtcacagtacagagataataaacacagtgatgtcacagtacaaggataataaacacagtgatgtcacagtacagagataataaacacagtgatgtcacagtacagggataataaacacagtgatgtcacagtacagggatagtaaacacagtcATGTcagagtacagagataataataaTCTCATTGATGTAATAATGCAGGGATGATGAACACTATCTCATGCTGTGACATGgtgccggaaaagatgcggacagcccacattgtgctgtccgcatctgcatttccggtctGCGACTCtagaaaaaaatagagcagctgcggacaagaataggaatgatCTTCTAAGTGCCGGTGATGTTcggcgtcagtgttttgcggtccgcaaaacactacggacgtttgaatggaccctaaactatACTAAATACAGAAGAGACACAAATATTTAAACTATACCTTTTCTCTGTAgggtccactcctggttttggcttacaaatactgacaaaacactgatgcaaaatactgaccaagtaTTGACCATATAAAAGAGCCCATTACAGCCCTTAGTATGACTTTAAGGGGACAGTCCTGTTGGTTGCATGAAAGTCAAGTGTACACCCCATGCTTGAATGCTTATACTAAAGTCAGCTAGAGAAGTGCCGTATAAGGAAGACTGCTCTCAGACACTTTTTCCTAATAATTACCTTTGCGGCCGTGTCTTCTGTAACATCTGTGCAAAGTGCATTTTATGGACCAACTGCCAGTCCACTGCATGCTAAGAACTGTAACTGATATGcttcaacttaaaggggtattcccatcacagacaatgggggcatatcgctaggatatgcctctattgtctgataggtgcgggtcccagaggtgcggAATGGTCCAAGCGTTCTCCCTATACaattgaatgggagcgcactgcgcttGCGTGGCCActgcctccattcatttctatggggccgatggaaatagccgagccagcactcagctattttcggcggccccatagaaatgaatagaaggcagctgcgcatgtgcaggaTTCGGCTCTTCACCTTGGGTTTGTGGTGGTATTACGGGCTCCGGCCCTTGGGGATCCTCAGTAGGTTCAGGGCGGTTGCGCCCGGCATCCAGACTTTGACGTACCGCCATGCGGCGTTTGCCTTCTTGATAGGCCCAATATCCTTTCTGGGCCTTGGCGGCAGTGATCTCTTCAGCCCTGTGACGCAGGTCTTTTTGGCGGCGAGGTCTTGCCTCTGCCTCAACGGTTACAGGCTGCCAAAAGACGTTCGTCCCCAGGAAGAAAGCCTGGTGCTGGTAGGTAGCACAGATGGGCACCGCCGGGGTCTCCGGTTCCGGCGCTAGTTCCGCACCACTTTCTGGCTTTTCCCAGTCCTCCTGGGCAGGTGGGGGTCTAGTTACCACAGTGGCGTAGGGGCCTCTCATGCCCTCAGCGGGGGTAAATTCTACGATCTCCCCTACCTGGAGATTGTGCAGACGATCTGGCAGGTTTGCCCTCTTTACAGATCTTCGGTTTACAAAATAATCATGCCCGGTTCCCTTATCGAGAAGAAATCCGTAACCTTTTTCTTTGTCAAATGAGAGAACGTTCCCCAGCCGTCTCTCTAATTGGGGTAGACACTCTCCAGGATGGTCCACCAGCCGCTTGGTCAGCTCCTCAAAATATACTTTTGTGCGATTAACTCTCGCAACGCCGGCGGCTCTGATTTCTGAGAACAGGGCTTGCCTCTGTGGGTCTGGTGGCCCAAAGCTGGCCGGTCTCTCCGGGAGTCGCTGCGGCTCCTCTATGGGGTCATCATCAGAGATCAGCACTACCGTTAGTTGCGCCGTAGGGTACGGATAGGGCGGTGGTTCAATTCCCAGAGCTCTCCATCTGGCACTTTGGAGCTGGGCTTTTCTTGCTCGCTCATCTGTCGCTTCATCCATCGAGGAGGCATCCTCTCCAGTTGTAGGCAGCGTTCTCTCGGCCATGACAATTCTTTTCTTAGGCAGCAAGTTCTCAGCCATGATAATTTTCCTCTTTGGCCTGGTGCAAGGAGAGAGGTAAGACGCGTCTCTCCAGCAGTCGCACCGACTCCGCCTTCTTACAAGCCCGCCCCCTAGGTTCACTTGCATAAAGGGGCGGCCCAAACATTGGGAAACATAATACAGGTCTATGATGGCGCAGCAGATATTCATTTTCCGCTCTTTAAAAGGGGCGGCAACTTATTTTTCCCGCCGATAGCAGGGCGTTtttcacagtgatggcgcagtaaaAATAACAAGAAGCCTTTACAGTCCATTAAATGACAGCGAGCAGTTTTAGTGACACAAAATCTTAGATTTTTCAACTTTCGACAATGCAATTTTTGTTCTTGTACACTATTCCCATGCAGGCTCAGTCTGCATAAACACTTTTTTCAGCTCAATAAAGGCGTTTATCTGACACTGCTAATTCCAAGTCTCTCTCAAAAGCACATAAGCAGTTTATGCTGTTAACTCACTGTACACAGAACTTTGATCCTATTTGCATAAGGCACAGGGTATTTGGATCCAGTTCACACAAGGTGCAGAGGAATTTATCCTGTTTGGGACGCCAATTTGATGCAGCCACCGAGCCACAGGGGTAATATGTGAGAAtgttggtgggccgatgggggtagtagttttactcactgttctgcaggtccctgggccggcgtgcagcgATTGGAAGGGCAGCACTAAATCCTTAGGGGCATCACCAgccagatggtagttgaggtgcccttggtggtgtgggtgttTAGGGTGCCTTGGAGGCCGGGTCCCCGATGTTTGTGACACCAGGACCGTTAGGTGCAATGAGAGATAGTGCCGAATATGGAGAGAGTCAGGAATTAAACAAACTGGAACTTTACTTGAAGTATTTGCCTTGAGGTAGTTCGCATCCACACAAATAATGCATTGCTTCACAGAATaagcctacatgcacacaaacgtatgtgttttgcggtccgcaaaaaaaaatatggatgacatccgtatgtcatccgttgtttttttttgcggatccattgtaacaatgcctatccttgtccgcaaaactgacaagaatagaacatggttTTTTTTCGGGGCTAGGGAACGGAGcaaccgatgcggacagcacacagaaatgcggctcggatgcggaaccaaaccacgtttgtgtgcatgtagcctaaggatgAGCTGCAACTCCAGACAACAGGCTCGGTGAGGCAGTTTTAGACAGGTTCTAACTTGACTTAAGTGAGAGAGTGACACTTTCCTTGGTTCTGGTCTTGCTCTGATAACCCAACCTTTCAGTACTTGGATCTTCTGAATTAGAATTTGGCAACcaacagggcggtctccctagcGGCAGGCATTACtcatctgctccattctttgaacaGGTTGCTTCCGTAAATCCACTCCGTTTCTGGCTAGTGGCTCTATAACAAGGGATCCAATAAGTCCTGGGTCAGGCTTctagagattatatatatatatatatatatatatatatatatatatatatcgcccTACTTGGATGTGCCCAGGGGCACAGATAAGAAGCTACATACTCTCCTCTCCTTCACTAATCTCTCATCTAACTCACTGTGACTGACCTGTTCTATATAAATGATGTGATAGCAccacctagtggtgactgtgtgtaatgCAGTTACCAGCCTGTTGTGAGGAGTTTGCAGCTATTTCAGAAGAAATAGAAAATGACATAAAATGACATACACAAAGATCTGAAGTGTCCCCTTTTAGCACATAGTGGGATGCTGCAattatacacagtgatttcacagtTTGTGAATCATGGACACAGCGATGATCCAGTATGGGACTTATGGACAGTGTGACAGTATGGGGGATACTGGGTACAGTAATGACACAGGACAGGGAAGGTAAATGCACAGTACAGAAGCAATGTACATAAGAGAAAAAGAGCAAATGAGTGTgcacggcaaaaaaaaaaaaagagagatagAAATCAACACCAAACAAATATACAAACCTATAATCAAAACTATCAAGATGATATGAGGTGTCACATGACAGGCGACATGCAGCACTGTGAATGACACACAGTCATATACTGACAAGATTGCGAACTGACAAAAAGATAAAAATGTAGCTGCTATCATTTGTTCTTATATATTTTGCAAAACTTCACATAATCAAtttggtcttaaaggggtattgcggtcagggttgccaaccgtccagaaatttctagacagtccgtaaaaatagaagacttttttcctgtgtccgtgaaaaaaaaatagatctgtgattttttttttaggctggtggtaattatcatcattttacagcttgcagtaaatgctggtaactgaggagttatcagtatattgagctatagacatgtattacttataatctttagcaTTCCTTGCGGTTTTACAATATGTCCgtgaaaaatgttggctgtccatgattttgggataagttgtccagaaaaaaatcaaattctggttggcaaccctgattcCGGTTGTGTGAAGTACTGTTCTCTGTGGAGTTCCCCGAAATGAATGGTGCGGCTGGTTGGATTTGcgctctgctgctccattcatttctggggGTGTTCCAGAGATAGCCGAGCACTGTACCCGGATATGTCTGCCCGAATGGGGTccccgttctcgtgatcggtgggggtcccagcggtagcacCTCAACTGATCTCCTAGCTATCCCCTGTCCTGTGGATTGGGCATAACTTCACACAATCGAAATACCCATTAATAAGTGAGTTGTGTATGTACATGATATATGATATAGAATGTTTTTTATATCTTTATTGCACTTTCTAACCcctaaaaaaattgtgaatgtttataaatgtaaaaaaaaataatatttttttattttattttgtggctGATCACTGCTGCTTGTCGGGTCCCAGCTTCTTGATATCATCACACATCAATGGACTGTCATCTAGCATCATCAGCCCATAAAGGCTATCACTGAGTAATTAGaacgtattattattattattatattttttttaatttggacaCTTTTTCAACCTTTTAAGgggttggagaacccctttataaTAAGATTCTGGGATTGGGATTCTGACTTGGATTTCTTGTAGAAAATGTCTGATAAGAGATAACAATAGCCTGTTACAAAACTCAGAACATACTGAGATTGATTGTACGACTGAAACCAAAACTGTTCTAATTTGTAacattttcgtttttttttattattatatcagATAATTGCATTTAAAGATGAATGCTCTTCCATCATTAGCCCCCTAATAACATTTACTCAAAACTAGAAACATGAAAAAATTCCCCCTTTTCTTATTTCCATAGACAATAAGAGAAGATGCTCCTACCTTGGGGTAGCACTGACAGATGCTCCAGGTGATCCCTATAAACACTAGTAACACCCCTATACAGCAGAATGTGATGTATATCTGGGGTTTATCC includes:
- the BSND gene encoding barttin isoform X1; the protein is MAEDKTFRYGIIVLGFFLIMIGMFIMSVDKPQIYITFCCIGVLLVFIGITWSICQCYPKITFVPVDMETVPFSEKSPAFSNTEIPQKQWSTTCYTSSKDAERYEATLPSYEQIEIKVEELGEDNLVQSVPPLLQSVMRDSQAKVQAKVEIHRNTVCKEEHAISEANCQSAPLASLKEDTNLTASEDGRSSTSSLPSSDDWQMGKTTAQLQSPIFGEGIDLIDVPVSEGTKVTLSYETVHPELKHESYQRPHQGDNYGGKDEPGNASFTPGPSQDSETDDLYYGMKDETENLMPGDESDFEH
- the BSND gene encoding barttin isoform X2 codes for the protein MRTTSRQILQITFVPVDMETVPFSEKSPAFSNTEIPQKQWSTTCYTSSKDAERYEATLPSYEQIEIKVEELGEDNLVQSVPPLLQSVMRDSQAKVQAKVEIHRNTVCKEEHAISEANCQSAPLASLKEDTNLTASEDGRSSTSSLPSSDDWQMGKTTAQLQSPIFGEGIDLIDVPVSEGTKVTLSYETVHPELKHESYQRPHQGDNYGGKDEPGNASFTPGPSQDSETDDLYYGMKDETENLMPGDESDFEH